A window of Syntrophales bacterium genomic DNA:
AGAAGCAGAACCCCGGCGCAAATCGTCGCAATGGCAATACAGACAGAATCTAATAGTATTTCCTACACTTACACTGAACCGACGGTATTTTTTGAATTCGCTCTCGACACGGCAAAGATAGCCGCGGCGAGCGGCCTCAAAAATATCTTCGTCACGAACGGCTTTATGACATCCGAAATGCTGAAACTGCTGTCCCCTTGCCTGCATGCGGCAAACGTCGATTTGAAGTCTTTCCGGGACGATTTTTACCGCAAATATTGCGGCGGCCGGCTTCAGCCGGTACTCGACAGCCTGCGCACGCTGAAGGAACTCGGCGTATGGCTGGAGGTAACCACTTTGCTCATCCCGAATCTCAACGACGGCGATCAGGAGCTCCAGGACATCGCTGCCTTTGTCGCCTCGCTGGGCAGGGAAACCCCCTGGCATGTCAGCCGCTTTCATCCGCAATATCTGATGGCGGACACGCCGGCAACGCCTTCGGCAGAGATCCACCGCGCCGTTGAAACGGGGAAGTCTGCCGGTCTCAAGTACGTTTACAGCGGCAATCTCCCCGGAGACAGCGGGGAGAACACCCTCTGTTCCGGGTGCGGCAATCTGTTAATCGCGCGTTACGGATTTTCAATTGAAAGGAACGACCTGCAGGGAACTGCCTGCCCCGCTTGCGGCGCCCTGTTGGA
This region includes:
- the amrS gene encoding AmmeMemoRadiSam system radical SAM enzyme gives rise to the protein MVHEALLYEKEEQNYIRCGLCAHRCRIAPHDRGICGVRENREGILYSLVYGKTIAENVDPVEKKPLFHFLPGSRTFSIATAGCNFRCSFCQNSEISQMPREKAEIVGRSRTPAQIVAMAIQTESNSISYTYTEPTVFFEFALDTAKIAAASGLKNIFVTNGFMTSEMLKLLSPCLHAANVDLKSFRDDFYRKYCGGRLQPVLDSLRTLKELGVWLEVTTLLIPNLNDGDQELQDIAAFVASLGRETPWHVSRFHPQYLMADTPATPSAEIHRAVETGKSAGLKYVYSGNLPGDSGENTLCSGCGNLLIARYGFSIERNDLQGTACPACGALLDGIF